A window from Sphingobium sp. EM0848 encodes these proteins:
- a CDS encoding DNA polymerase III subunit chi, with product MQVDFYQLSRDPVEQVLPAIAGRILDMGARLLVVAQEPDRLDRISAGLWAGPPESFLAHGKAGEGAESVQPVLLASDCVAANGARHIALADGIWREEALEFERAFYFFDGETIEGARASWRTLSKREGVPPRFWRQEGRKWVQGP from the coding sequence ATGCAGGTCGATTTCTACCAGTTGAGCCGCGATCCCGTGGAACAGGTGCTGCCCGCCATTGCGGGCCGCATCCTGGACATGGGCGCGCGGCTGCTGGTGGTGGCGCAGGAGCCTGACCGCCTGGATCGGATTTCCGCAGGTCTGTGGGCCGGGCCGCCGGAAAGCTTCCTGGCCCATGGCAAAGCGGGCGAGGGCGCCGAGTCGGTGCAGCCGGTGTTGCTGGCATCGGATTGCGTCGCCGCCAATGGGGCACGGCATATCGCATTGGCGGACGGCATCTGGCGTGAAGAAGCGCTGGAGTTTGAGCGCGCCTTCTATTTCTTCGACGGCGAAACCATAGAGGGTGCGCGGGCAAGCTGGCGGACGCTCTCCAAGCGGGAGGGCGTACCCCCCCGTTTCTGGCGGCAGGAAGGCCGCAAATGGGTGCAGGGTCCTTAG
- a CDS encoding glutathione S-transferase family protein, producing the protein MMKLFIGNKAYSSWSLRGWLACKLSGLPFEEVVVPLYDEAWEKRREGDEFAPSSGKVPILWDGEDVVVWDSLAIVEYLNEKSGGDKFWPADTAARAMARSMAAEMHSSFAALRREHSMNIRQIYAPVPPSEAVAQDIGRIMQLWAQARARYGGEGDFLFGEFGAVDAMFAPVVTRFITYQLPVARFAEAYMRAVINHPWMQEWIGGAQAEEWVIDRFEGPPQSV; encoded by the coding sequence ATGATGAAGCTGTTCATTGGCAACAAAGCCTATTCGAGCTGGTCGCTGCGCGGCTGGCTGGCGTGCAAGCTGTCCGGCCTGCCGTTCGAGGAAGTCGTCGTCCCGCTCTATGACGAAGCATGGGAGAAGCGGCGCGAGGGCGATGAATTCGCGCCCTCCTCGGGCAAGGTGCCGATTCTGTGGGATGGCGAGGATGTTGTCGTGTGGGACAGTCTGGCGATCGTCGAATATCTCAATGAAAAGTCGGGCGGCGACAAATTCTGGCCGGCCGACACCGCCGCTCGTGCCATGGCCCGCTCCATGGCGGCGGAAATGCATTCGAGCTTCGCGGCGCTGCGTCGCGAGCACAGCATGAACATCCGTCAGATCTACGCGCCCGTCCCACCCTCCGAAGCGGTGGCGCAGGATATCGGCCGGATCATGCAGCTCTGGGCGCAGGCCCGTGCGCGCTACGGCGGCGAAGGGGATTTCCTGTTCGGGGAATTCGGCGCGGTCGACGCGATGTTCGCGCCGGTCGTGACCCGCTTCATCACCTATCAGCTTCCCGTCGCCCGCTTTGCCGAAGCCTATATGCGCGCGGTCATCAACCATCCCTGGATGCAGGAATGGATCGGCGGCGCCCAGGCGGAGGAGTGGGTGATCGACAGGTTCGAGGGACCGCCGCAATCGGTCTGA
- a CDS encoding ArdC family protein has product MRGMTRCADWKGVKIVTKQDPHSRITDRILAELEQGTRPWIKPWSGGDMAASGQTRPLRATGQPYRGINVLLLWMEAQASGFVSPSWMTYKQAQALGAQVRKGERGATVVYYGDSSRTVHDEASGEDKEQAFRFLKSYTVFNVAQVDGLPEQFHIVPEPPLEVERIEAAEAFFASVPATVNHGGDKAYYVPSADRIQLPPFAAFHDAHAYYATRGHETCHWTRHKSRLDRSFGREKWGDEGYAREELVAELGAAFLAADLGLAVEPRPDHASYIASWIRVLQNDSRAIVQAAAHAERAVAYLHQLANPDEEKEAA; this is encoded by the coding sequence CAGCCGCATCACCGACCGCATATTGGCCGAACTGGAACAAGGCACCCGCCCGTGGATCAAACCGTGGAGCGGGGGCGACATGGCCGCATCGGGGCAGACCCGACCGTTGCGCGCCACCGGCCAGCCCTATCGCGGCATCAATGTTCTGTTGTTGTGGATGGAGGCCCAGGCATCCGGGTTCGTCAGCCCGTCATGGATGACCTACAAGCAGGCACAAGCCTTGGGCGCGCAGGTGCGCAAGGGCGAGCGCGGCGCAACGGTGGTCTATTACGGCGACAGCAGCAGGACCGTTCATGATGAGGCGAGCGGCGAGGACAAGGAACAGGCGTTCCGTTTCCTGAAAAGCTATACCGTGTTCAACGTGGCGCAGGTCGACGGATTGCCCGAGCAATTCCATATCGTGCCGGAACCACCTCTGGAGGTGGAGAGAATCGAAGCGGCCGAGGCGTTCTTTGCCAGTGTCCCGGCAACCGTGAACCACGGCGGAGATAAGGCGTATTATGTGCCGTCAGCCGACCGCATCCAACTTCCGCCCTTTGCGGCCTTTCATGATGCCCACGCTTACTACGCCACCCGAGGTCATGAAACTTGCCACTGGACTCGACACAAGAGCCGCCTTGATCGCAGCTTTGGCCGCGAGAAATGGGGCGACGAAGGGTATGCACGCGAGGAGCTTGTAGCGGAATTAGGCGCGGCGTTCCTGGCCGCCGATCTTGGCTTGGCCGTCGAGCCTCGTCCGGATCATGCCAGCTATATAGCGAGTTGGATCAGGGTGCTGCAAAACGATTCGCGCGCCATTGTGCAGGCCGCAGCCCATGCCGAGCGCGCCGTGGCCTATCTGCATCAACTGGCGAATCCCGACGAAGAGAAAGAGGCGGCATAG
- the ndk gene encoding nucleoside-diphosphate kinase produces the protein MAVTRTFSIIKPDATRRNLTGAVTKKLEEAGLRVVASKRIRMSREQAEGFYAVHKERPFFADLVAFMISGPVVVQVLEGEDAVKRNRDIMGATNPANADEGTIRKDYAESIEANSVHGSDSEENAAIEIAYFFKPEEIVG, from the coding sequence ATGGCCGTGACCCGCACCTTTTCGATCATCAAGCCCGACGCGACCCGTCGCAACCTGACGGGCGCCGTGACCAAGAAGCTGGAAGAAGCGGGCCTGCGGGTCGTCGCATCCAAGCGCATCCGCATGAGCCGTGAGCAGGCCGAAGGCTTCTACGCCGTTCACAAGGAACGCCCCTTCTTTGCCGATCTGGTCGCCTTCATGATCTCCGGCCCGGTGGTCGTGCAGGTTCTGGAAGGCGAAGACGCCGTGAAGCGCAACCGCGACATCATGGGCGCTACCAACCCGGCCAATGCTGATGAAGGCACCATCCGCAAGGACTATGCCGAATCGATCGAAGCCAATTCGGTCCATGGTTCGGACAGCGAGGAAAATGCCGCGATCGAGATCGCCTATTTCTTCAAGCCGGAAGAAATCGTCGGCTGA
- a CDS encoding sulfite exporter TauE/SafE family protein, whose protein sequence is MDWLHAVAGLFVGVMVGMTGVGGGSLMAPILILLFGVAPTTAVGTDLWFASITKAVGGAVHHHHGGSDGGPDYQVVKRLMIGSIPASLITLAFLSEMHIGQIKTGLITSALGFVLIATAVATLMRGRFHAWALARRVGTAEGFTRWQPALTVLAGALLGAMVTLTSVGAGAIGATLLLALYPLRMRMQRLVATDIVHAVPLTLVAGLGHLWIGNVNPALLVNLLAGSLPGIVIGSLLAARASERVLQPLLATVLVVVGWRLIA, encoded by the coding sequence ATGGATTGGTTGCACGCGGTCGCGGGCTTGTTCGTCGGCGTGATGGTCGGCATGACTGGGGTAGGCGGGGGATCGCTGATGGCGCCCATCCTGATCCTGCTGTTCGGCGTCGCGCCCACCACGGCGGTCGGCACGGACCTGTGGTTCGCCTCGATCACCAAGGCGGTGGGCGGCGCGGTCCATCATCATCATGGCGGGTCCGATGGCGGGCCGGACTATCAGGTGGTGAAGCGCCTGATGATCGGCAGCATCCCGGCCTCGCTGATCACGCTCGCCTTCCTGTCGGAAATGCATATCGGCCAGATCAAGACCGGCCTCATCACCTCCGCCCTTGGATTCGTGTTGATCGCCACGGCGGTCGCGACGCTGATGCGCGGCCGTTTCCATGCCTGGGCCCTTGCCCGCCGCGTCGGCACGGCGGAGGGGTTCACCCGCTGGCAACCGGCTTTGACCGTGCTGGCCGGTGCGCTGCTGGGCGCGATGGTGACGCTGACCTCCGTGGGGGCGGGCGCGATCGGCGCGACGCTGCTGCTGGCGCTCTATCCCCTGCGCATGCGGATGCAGCGGCTGGTCGCGACCGACATCGTTCATGCCGTGCCGCTGACGCTGGTGGCGGGGCTGGGCCATTTGTGGATCGGCAACGTCAATCCGGCGCTGCTGGTCAACCTGCTGGCTGGTTCGCTGCCAGGCATCGTGATCGGCTCGCTGCTCGCCGCCAGGGCGTCGGAGCGCGTGCTTCAGCCCTTGCTGGCGACGGTGCTGGTGGTGGTGGGGTGGCGCCTGATCGCCTGA